aaaccatCCCACCCAACTTCTCAGACCTTCATCAAAGGAACCGGCACTGAGGTTGTTGAACAATAACCtgaaatttgatgaaaaattCTGATGCGATCTGTAAGAAAGGACAGCAACATTTCTGATTCCTAAGGAAGTTAAATACTTTTaatgacaggaaaatgacatccttgttttacatgtaatttattgaaTCTGTTCTTACTTTTTCTATGCTTGCCTGGTTTGGTAACCTGAAcatcagtgacaaaaaaaaaaaaaaaaaccttgagtTTTAAACTTCCTTCAGGACGTAGATTTAGAGTACCTTGATTCAGGTGCAATAGGAGTACAAACTCCTTTGTTTCCTGCTTAATCTGCATGTGTAGCACttaagagatttttttattgcattgttgTGTTCTATATATCGTACATACAGCAAACATTTTTGtacttgtgttgtttttatccTGTGCACCTGACTGTAAGTCAAGTTTCCTAtgtgggacaataaagtcaCTGAACTGTGTGAACAATACAACTGATTAACTAAAAATTTCTTGATTAGAGCATTAAATGACCCTAATTCAGTTCCTCTGGCTCTTTATACCTACAGCATCTGTACTATAGCACCAATAATACAAACCTTGTACCATCCAAGCAAGCACATTACTATattctttactgttttgctgCATTTGCCCAATGCATCTTCCCATAGGAGTTTTGACTCTCTGAAATTGCATACATTCTGTTAAAAAGATAAATCCAGACCTACATCACCATCTCTGATGAGTGTATTTCTAATTACAGAAATGAGTCTTCTTACCTTCAACACAGACGATTCCCAGCAGAGAGGAGTGAACTACCCCTTTATGTCCTTCAGTCTTTATAGGTGATGTGGTTTGGTTGTTGCCCCAAAAGCCTTCCTGCTGTGTCTTCATGCAAATGTTTTGTCCGGTGTAAATTCCTATGCTACATTTGCATCTCAAAGCAATAACAAGCAAATCTAGTTACAACAGGCTGACACTAAGCTGAGCAAAAACACTAACAGCAGTGCTTAATACTGATATATTGTGTATGGTTTTTCCGCATTGTATCAAACAATACTGCATGCATATTAAGGATGCAGGTGACTGGCAGTGGTGCAATACAAGTCCTTAGCTCAACCAAAGATACTGGATAGTTGTTTAATCAGTTGTATTGCGCACACGTGATGTGATGGCCAGCtctgataaattacatgctaAGGTTAAACTTCTTAGGATAAAAATCTATAATATTTCACTTTATATACTGTTTTATACCTTAAAAAGTGGAGATAGAAGAGCAGAAGCACCTGGAAAACAAAACCTGGGCTGAGAAAATTGAGGCAAACAAATTGCCACTTTCTCCCATGattattttccttcttttaacCACCTTTCTCCTCTTCACTTTACCTCTACCTTCACTGCCAGTGCcctgtttttgcctgttttgttctttctcctccctgtctGTTCGTCTGTCCTCCTGCCACctgtctttttgtgtcttgtttcaGCTGTGAGGTCAGAAAAAATCCCTTCGCTCATTATCCTGCCCATCAGACTTCAGCTTGTTCTCCCAAAAGCCACCTTTAATCCACCTAGTCCCCATCCTGTCCatgccacatgaacacacacacacacacacacacacacacacacacacacacacacacaattcagtCCTGGCCACCTCCTCGTCACCCTGCAGCCCCTATATAAACCTTGGTCTACCCCCCCGGGTTGTTGTTCCCCAGCTTGTCGTCTGCAGTGACTACTTTCTCTTTTCCCATCTCATTATTTGTGCAGGTATGTATtctatctcctcctcttctgcacTGTTTTTCCAAACCGAGATGCTCCTCATAGTCTTGTACATTGTCTTGATGTGAATTACACCACAATCTAGAAGTGTAGTTACTGTTTTGCTCCAGTATTTCAGTCAGTGCTTCTTCTTGTAAAGTGGAGAGGGAACTGAATCATGTCAGCCACTGAAACACTGTTGATTTCTGGGCTTTTCAAATCTCCAGCACAGTTCTACCTCAATATTATTTGGCACAATCCTAAATTGGGGTATAGTGCCCCCTGTTGATACAGAATTTACACATGTTTGTGCACAAGGACAGTACCCACctctggttttatttttccatgtgtctgagatttgtaatgtttgtaatATTGGGAGTGAAAACAGGCCCGTGAGTTCAGCTCTGATGGGTTACAAAAGCTCAAAAAAGCTTCTTTAACCTCTAATGGTTAAAGGGATACTCCACCCAAAAACCTCCTTGTTACTCATTGGTCACACTGACATGACACAGACTGAAGTGGTGGTGGTTTATTTAGTGATTTTTCAACTATAATTACATTGATTGGAGGATGTActgaacagatttgcatgacGCTGCATGAAGAGTTTGAGAATTTGAAACAGGTGTCaaaagataaaattaattccCGACTTCTATCTTTAACCAACAAGTGGTAACCATTCAAACAGATATTAGCTGATGATTAACTTGATATTTTCGATGACTCTGAATACTGCTGGTCACAATTAGGTATGAAATATTCCTGAAATTTGTAACACTCATAACAGGTTATTTTTGGCACTGTGCGTCTCTCTCCGCTgagtttgtctctgtctgtcagtttggCCCGAACCGCTCAACAATGAAGCAATGCGATGAATTCCTGTCCCAATCCCTCATCTGCCTTTTGTCCTCTCGGCCGTGTTTACTCAGATTCACATGCTCATGCTCTGAGGTCTGGGCTAAAAACTAACTATGAAAGGATCGAAAAGACTCAGGCGGCCTCCTTCCTTGATCTGCCAAGTTAATACACTCAAAGACGGTTTGTCTGGGAGGGCCTGCAGTTGTTTACACTGGGGAAAATTGTCTCCATTGTTGGGCTGTCTGGCCAGAAACCCTTATGGTCGGGCTTGGTTCCTCATTCTGGATTGAATCAGTCACTATGCAATTCTTCACACTGTTTTGACTAAGCTGCTTTGCATTTTGTAGTATCTGTCACCAGGAAATCAATACTAcatcacatttaaatatataaccTGGTGAAGTGATGGTAATGTACGACAAATTGTATTTAAAGGGCTTGAAGTACATTGAGACTCGGTTTATTCACTACACCCCTGCAGTTCAGTGGGGCTTCGAGCAGATCGAATGATAATCGTGGACTTGGCTGGTGTTAATAGTGCCCAGCAGACTGGCTTAAACGCTCCATCCCACGTTCTTTCttgtaaatcaaattaaacaagGAGGATTCGCCAGCTGATACCTAGTTCTTATCCTGGGTAACAGGACACTGTTCCAGCTGAGTCCCTCCGGCCCCTTCTATTCCTAGCTCATTAGCTACAAATGGCCTTCCCCTTAATCTTGTTCTCACTGCGAAAACACTGACCCGAGCTGAACGTGTTGCTCAACCCCAGGTGGCCACCTCTCACCGAGTCGTGTACTTGTTTGGTGCGCTTTGATATTCTGACAAAAGGATACATCTTTTACAGCGATTACACCTGAACCTCCTGGCCTGCCATGTTTTATACAATTAAACTAGAACTTTGACATCCACTGGGCCTTCTAACATGGGGCCCCATTACAAGACATCAAGTTTTAGCTTACTTCCAGTTATATACATAGATGATGAAATatggttaaaggtgcactatgcaataTTGACGGTCAGTTAAAGTATGgcccatttagactcagctcccacaaaaagcatgaaataaGAGCACGGTTTCTCTGTGAGTCAGACAAACTTGCAGACTCAGCCATTAAGTCTCACGCTGAGCAGTGTTCCacattttttctgtcagttttaatGGTCCTGACCCTgagcagttttgcatagtgcacctttaatgtttatattgTTAAGGgcatattccaacattttgggcaaaatagcctttttccaacttacccagacttggacaagatgttcgatggcattttcacctctgtacgtccactggttcggCTCCTCAGGGTAGAatttcttgttagcttagcGTAAAGACTTGACCTCTATGGGAGTTGCTAGCCTGGCTCTatcaaagtaaaaacaaacaaacaaaaaaaaaccttacagcaTCTCCGAAGCTttcatatttacacaatgtgtcATGTTTACCTTTTCCTAAAAtggctctcatttttttttttttaaattccaagatgcatatttcaaatacacataatacattgtgtaaataagacagcttcagagttgctgaaccactggacgtacagaggtgaaagtgGTATCGACCATCTTGTCTCAGTTTgaggaagtcagaaaaagggtattttgtccAAGATGTAGGAGAATTcctttcaattcaatttaaagTTGGCACATTTTCAAAACTCATCGGTTTCAGAATAATTGCAGTCAGTGCATCACAGCTGCACTTGGTCTTGACCGGCTCTCCTAAATAAACTATTACTGAAATCCTCCCAATCACACAAATGTACAGAATCTGAACTGGAAAACCTCCATGTGGCAGGTTCACCCTGTTTGAATTAGAGGAGCGgtgctgtcagccaatcaggctCCAGAATGAACTGACACTCCTGTCTGCGAGGATTTGGTTTACAAATTCATTTCATCCCCCCTGAACTAAACCATATTTATTGAAAATATGGGTATTATTCTAAACCATAGTACATTTGAATATCAAAGCATAAAATCTGAGTAAGATGCGAGTAATGCTGTGCATATGAGTCAGTCATGTCTGTCATTTGTCTTGCATTCATCTCTCTCTAGTGCCACCATGTTtgatgcagaggaggagcatGAGTGAGTTATACCCCTGCCTGTCATTTACACACTTATGTATAAGCATAAAACATGACCTTCTGTTTATGACTAATGTCTTATTTCTTCCTCATGTAGCAGGCATCACGAGGGTGAGTACATTtgtatgtatgatttttttcttttttttagttgcttcatctgtcttctctcttcttatttggtcactctgtctttcttcagaggaagaggaggagcagggtgaGGGAGGTGAGAGTTTGATGCTACACCGTCTTGATTTCACCCACCTAACAAAAGATATAACAAACTTTTATTAGATATAACCTaaatcagcagcacagcttcACATGATGTTGAATTCTTTTGTCAGTTAAAATGCCGTAGCACTTTTTTCTGTGGAAATTAAGAGTAAAcatgaaatgtaaatgatgcCTCTCCTCCGTGGAACACTCATGGCAGGATATTTGCATCGCATTTTAGCACACAGTATGCTCTAACCACCATAAGCCTCCTCTCAGTGGCATGCAAAAACTCTTCTGTGAAAAGTAAATTTAGCCCTAGATAAGCAAAGGACATTTAATCAACGTAATAGCAAGTGCGGCCCTAAAATTGTCTATATGAAATATAAACCCTGATCAAGAGCTTTGAGTATAAACAAAATTAGTTCTCTTTTAACACAGTGTTTATAGATAATGAGCAGAGTGGCTTTTTAGAGCTGtggatttttaaatgtgtttagaTTTGATCATATTTTTATGCAAGTGTGTTGTGTCATTTATTGCTCTGTACGTTTTTTGGACTCAtttctcctcctgtgttttctAATCAAACTGCGGGTTTTTGACAGTAAACGGGCCACCCTTTCTCATTTTGTTAATTCACTTTCTCATTTCTGCCCTGGCTGATTAACTAAAGAAGAACGCCCCAAATACAAGTATGTATGAATGTGCGCATGACCATACTTTTGAGAATATTTTGTAATGAGTGATGTTTGAATTGCATAGCACTGAAACTATGCTCAACGGCACAGAAAGTTACcagtcataaaaaaagaaaagaaataaaaaaacgtGCTGATATGTCAGAAGTGCCTTCACGTTCTTTCACAGGCCGCTGGTCACTCAGCTTGCCGCCCCTAAAAttcctgagggagagagagtagaCTTCGATGTATGTTTCTCTAAAGCCCCTCTTAATGAAATAACAACATGATTATGGTATAAATTACTAAATGTTGAGTGATGATCAAGAGCATTATTGTAACTTGAGCCACAAATCCACTGATCCCACTCAGGACATCCacaggaagaggatggagaagGATCTTCTGGAGCTGCAGACTCTGATTGAAGTTCACTTTGatcagaggaagaaagaggaagaggagctgatTGGGCTCAAAGAGAGAATTGTAATGCCCTTCTCTCCTTTGCCTATCCCATACTCTCTTTGTTATCTGTTTGTCAAGAAAGAGATGTAAGAATATATCGCCTAATGAAGAATTGTATGTGATTAATGAGCTGTGTGGCAACAGCCGGATGATGCATGCAGTATGTCTTTTTTAGGAGAGTCGCAGGGCGgaaagagcagagcagcagcgcGTGAGGGCTGAAAAAGAgcgggacagacagacaagaatTGCGGTAATTAATAATGGAGGGCATTTTAATTAGCACTGTATTATATATACACTGCCTACACTGTTGATCATCTGTCAAAGTTACCATGGTCAAATGAAACTGAACGGGAACCGATTTAATGTGCACTTTGTAGAGtaatgtgtgctttttttttttttctttctttttttttttttatcccattATGAGTATACTAAGCCAAAGAAATATGAAGATCTCATGCTTGGTTTTTCTGcaggaggaaagacagaggaaggaggatgaggaggcgaAGAAGAGGGCAGACGATGaggccaagaagaagaaggtgcTCTCCAACATGGGGGCTCACTTTGGAGGATTCTTGGCTAAGGTCAGTGTAATGCTAATAGTCTCTCAGAGGAATACTAAAATTGTGGGCAGTTTTTTCCTTATTAATGTGATACTATATGTTGCAAGTACATGGGTTGTTTGTGTATCCTCTATTTCCCTCTGAATTAACTGCTCTGCATGCTGATCTGAGCCTTGACATGTCTGTAAGTAAGATGTGTTGGTTTGTTtcctgcaggcagagcagaggagagggaagaagcAAACAGGAAGGGAGATAAAGAAGAAGACTCTGGCGGAGAGACGCAAGCCGCTGGCCATTGACAACCTGAGAGAGGACGGCCTGAGGTCAGCTGAGACTCATGGGGGTCTGGGAGCCCTCGGGGTCTTGTGGGTGTTTTTGCACCAAAGAACCAGTGGGATCTTGCAGAAAAATTCTAGCATAACTCCATATGAACTTATACTGTTTTTATACATCTTGTTGCTAAAATTTGATTTGTCAGTTGGCTTATGGTTTCAAATAATCACTCAGCACTTTCCATCCCATGCTGTCGAAATCTGGAGTTGCGTAAGGTTGGCAAACACCATTTGAAACCGCTGTGGATCATTGTCTTGTGGCATTTCATTAATATCAAGTAAATCCTCAGGctccagagagagaaattagacACTGCAAATACAGACGGCACATAGCTCGGTGGTTTCCCATGGCTGATGCTCTTCTGGCTGTTTTAGAGAGCGAGCCAAGGAAATGTGGGAATGGATCTACCAGCTGGAGTCAGAGAAATTCGACTTGACTGAGAAGATGAGGAGGCAGAAGTATGAGGTGGGCAATTTAGCAGAGAATATGCCGGAGATGCGGGAgaccattttgaaaatgtctgttgaGTTCATGACATCAAATTTCCAACACATATTTGAATGTctttttacttatttgtttattttcagatcAACGTGCTCCTGAATAGAATTCAACATGCACAGAAATTGTGAGTCGGTTTGCACGTCTGCCGTGACGAGCCAAGATACAACACAATTTACATCTGGAGATATGCAAAGATTTCAAACCAAATTTTAGGAGAGAAACCCCAAAATAGCAGTGAACAATTTTTCTCCCTGTATCTATTAATGACATTACATATAACTTAATGGCTTTATATCCAAATTCCATTGAGAGACGTTTGCTgattagctgtgtgtgttaaatgacTATTCATAACCCTCTCtgacttttttcttctccatccaGCAAAAAAGGTCATGGTAATAAGGGCAAGGTGGGAGGACGCTGGAAGTGAGCGCACACACAGGAGGCACCAAGAAGCAAGAAGACAGTTTCAGTGGTTTCAGGAAAATGTtgcagcagtgttgcagtgcttGTCCCTCGAGATAACTGAGATGCAATTGTTTGGCTGTGTGGCATTTactgagagtaaaaaaaaaaatgcacaaattattaaaatgcaCATAACACTAAATGGTCATTTTCTGTCAATGTAATTCAAAGGAGAACTGTTCCAAGTAGGAGAAAAGGAGAATTTGATTAGCAGCCTTGAAAATTCAAATACTGAACCATCCATTAACAGTCTGAACctctaataaaaaataattcatccacaaaaaagaccaaaaaacaaagccCAATAATATAGCTATTAATAACTATGGAAAGAATTTGACAGTTGTTTCTCACTAGCTAGTGATCTTCCCTGTggaggaaaaatggaagaaaatgtATGAGCTCTGACGAAATATCGGCTTGACTTTCAATCTGTTACATCATGTAATGTGCTGAGCAGAGTAAAAATGTGTCTTGAGCTCTGCTGGGTTTAGCCAACTTTACTCTTTCTGCAGTGTGAAAGTGGCAAAGGCGTCGTCACTCTTTGCCTCGTGCCGTGGCTCAAATCCAGCCTCTTGAGCCATGCTCGCCACTCTCTGCGCAAAGCCTGCTTCTTGCTCTTTATTCAGATCCAATAGATACCTGAGACACACATGGATAAAACAATCATATTGATTAAATACGAAAATTATATGTGATTGAAACTAGCCACAATGCAAATTACATCTAGGAGGAAACTGAAATATGGACTATGCAGCAAACAGagtatttaaagaaaaaaaggaatttctctaaaatctgatttgtgtttgtcatgtgtAGTGCATGGCAGGCTGACTGTACTCTAGGTGACTGAattgtcaccatggtaacagagcCTGTTACTATAAAAACCCTCACTTGGCCAGCTCCACGACGAGCACAGCTTTTGGTGCTGCAATCTGTCTCAGCGTCAGGCCCAACTGGTGCACCAAGCTTTACAATATTGatcgagagggagagagaaataacaGGCAATGAAACACAGTTGGCAATCAAAGTGTTCTGCAGTGGAGATGACTGGAATGTGAACGGCTGCTCTGAGACATTTAAGGTTCAGTTAGTCTGGTTCtatgtagggaaaaaaagagagcaagaaagaacTATGCATTATGCATCAGGTCACATGGTTTGTGAAAGCAGAGCTCACACCTGGCAGAGAAGTAGATGGTGTTGAAGAACTGAgagtatttctgtttttctggtAATTTGGAGAGAGAGTCCATGGGCAGGAAGGTCACAGAGATCCTATTCAGATGCATCAGATCTGGAAAGAGATAGATTCAGTATATAATTTCATGGCATTTATCTCATacactgaatacatttttaatgtattaaacATCAAGGCATCACGATGATCAAAGTATTCTTCCATAGGCAGGTCATATTTACATAGCTGTAATGCATTTAAACAGCCACatcaaaatacagtgaaaaaaaagcattgcacTTGACCATAAGGCTTCATGAAGTTTGATATGAGCTGGAGAGCTTGTGCCAATGTGTGAACTAATATTCCTGCACTAAGCAgcactgcactgctgttcacctaaaaccaacagggcCGCTTGTGTTAATAGGTGGCCATTTACCATTAATGCTGACAGATTTGTGGTAACCCTCTGGCTGTGAGGGcagctcctctgcctctgttttctctgtgtctgactGAGAAGTAGTGGGACTGCTCC
This genomic interval from Myripristis murdjan chromosome 19, fMyrMur1.1, whole genome shotgun sequence contains the following:
- the LOC115378196 gene encoding troponin T, slow skeletal muscle-like yields the protein MFDAEEEHDRHHEEEEEEQGEGEERPKYKPLVTQLAAPKIPEGERVDFDDIHRKRMEKDLLELQTLIEVHFDQRKKEEEELIGLKERIESRRAERAEQQRVRAEKERDRQTRIAEERQRKEDEEAKKRADDEAKKKKVLSNMGAHFGGFLAKAEQRRGKKQTGREIKKKTLAERRKPLAIDNLREDGLRERAKEMWEWIYQLESEKFDLTEKMRRQKYEINVLLNRIQHAQKFKKGHGNKGKVGGRWK